The genomic stretch gtcagggagaatatcacaACTGTGCGTAGACGTGACAGTCCGGAGGGTTCGTCaatagaggccatatgggtggagctgaggaacgggaaaggtgtgaccacactaatagggttgtattatagtcCGCCCAataggcagagagaagtggaggagcaaatctgtagagaggtagcagaccgatgtaagaaacagaaagttggaatcgtaggggattttaactttccacatattgacggggCCGCCAactctgagaaagggttagatggcgtggagtttgttcaggaaagttttctaaatcaatatattgaggtaccaacgagagagggtgcagtacctgatctcctattaaggaaccagacaggtcaggtaaCAGAAGTAAGTGTTCGCAAACGTTTTGGGTCCATaatgaccataatgtcattagtttcaagataattctggataaggataggactggtccatcAGTTAAagttctgaattggagaagggccaattttgtggaaatgagagaggatctgggaagagtggattgggatcaGTTGTTTTCCGGCatggatgtgttcagtaagtggaacgccttcaagggtggaattttgagagtgcagagtttgcatgttcctgccaggattaaaagCAAacttaacaggcatagggaaccttggttttcaagggatattggcgatctggttaagtaggtgtttagcatgtttaggcaacaaggaacaaatgaggtacttgaagtgCACAGAAAATGTAAGGGAATACTAaaaaaggaaatcaggaaggcaaaaagaagacctGATGTTGGCACatcatgtgaaggtaaacccgatgGGTTTCTTCAAGtaaattaagagtaaaaggatagtaaaggacaaaattggtcccctagaagatcagagtggtcgtctatgtgtggagcctcacgagattgGAGAGATCTTAAACAggttttttgcatcagtgtttactcaggaaactggcatagcggatatggaattaaggcaaacaaacagtagtgtcatggaacatatagagattaaagaggaggagctgcttgctCCCTTGcagtgaataaaggtagataaatctccgaGCCTGACATTATAttttctcggaccttgagagagactagtgtagaaattgcaggggccctggcagaaatatttaaaatgtcctcagccacggttgtggtgccggaggattggagggtagctcatgttgttccgttgtttgaaaaaggctccaaaagtacaccaggtaattacaggccagtgagcctgacatcagtagtaggtaaattatcggaaggtgttctgagagatcggatatacaaggatttgtacagccaagggctgattaaagatagtcaacatggctttgtatgtggtagatcatgtttaatgaatctcctagtgtttttcgaggaggttaccaagaatgcatatgaaggaaaggctgtggatgttgtctacattgacttttgtaaggcctttggcaaggtcccaCATAAGAGGTTAGTTCTAAAGgtccagacactaggtatccatggagatgttgtaaactggattcgaattggctgtgtgggagaagacagagagtggtagtggatgattgcttctcagagtggaggcctgtgactagtggtgtgtctcagggatctgtgctgggaccattgctgtttgttgtctatatcattgatctagatgataatgtgataaattggatcagcaagtttgtggatgatactaagATGGAGGcgctgtggacagcgaggaaggctttcaaagcttgcagagggatctggaccaactggaagaatgggccagaaaatggcagatggaatttaatgcagacaagagtgaggcgttccattttggaaggacaaatcaaggtacgaCAAACACGataaacggtagggcactgaagagtgcggaggaacagagggatctgggggttcagATGCATAagcccctgaaagtggcgtcacaggtaggcagggttgtaaagaaggcttttggcatcctggcattcataaatcaaagtactgagtataggagttggaatattatggtgaggttgtataagatattggtgaggtcaaatttggagtattgtgtgcagttctgatcacctaactAAAGGAAGGAAatcagtaagtttgaaaaagtgcagggaagatttactaggatgttgctgggtcttcaggagttgagttacaaggaaagattgaacaagttaggactttattccttggagcatagaagaatgtggggagatttgatagagatttacaaaattatgagggtatagacagggtaaatgcgttTAGGCCCTTtccacatagattaggagagataaatatgagaagTATGAAaggagaaaggtttagagggaaattcttcactgagagagtggtcagagtgtggaacgagctgccatctgatgtggaaaatgtggactcactcttaagctttaagaacaaattgaatagatacatggatgggaggggactggagggttatggactgggtgcaggtcaatgagacgagcggaataaggttttggtacagactagaaggaccgaatggcttgttttctgtgctgtagtattctatgatgttatgattctatggggaggagagttcccacaggcgaaagggagatggggatggggaagaaagatcccaaaggaggaaggaggatgggagagagagatctcacaggaggaagggggatgggtttgagagatcggccaggaggactagggatgtggaagagagttcccacaggaggatgtgggattgggaagagagatctcacaggaggaagggggccggggaagagaaattccacaggacaatggggcatgccaatgAGAGATCCGACATGAAGACgtcgatggaggagagagatcccacaggaggaaagggtatggggaagagagttccaacagcaggaagggatggggaagagaaatccatagaaggaagggggatggggaagagcgatctcaCAGgaaggtgtgtgggtgtgtggaaaagacatcgcacaggaggatgaggaaagagtaatagacagcccacaggaggaatggggatgggggcaagattccaaagaatggaagggggattgggatgagaggtcccacaagaggattccaagggtaaacgataatcctacaagacgagaggatgcagaatTTTTTTGTACGTGTGTGTTGGATCTGAACAGAGGCCCCGAGGAGATGCGCCCTCTCTTTTTGCGTATTTTgaagtgagcaaagtcacacacggggaagggcaggggaggacaatctcacaaagGTATTTCTCTCCTTCTCACTTGGACaatctgctgacggtctcttgtccctcaccgggaagggggtgtgaatctctgacccacctactgcagtcagtgtcggtctgggtgacagtaacagtgagaaggtaCATTGTCAATgcacgtgtcacaggcagcgagaaacacggccattcctgtgatttactaccattcttcactgatctgatgacgtctccaacatcccttcacaagaaaccacagaaccctcccgtcctgggggaattactgaccgatcccctgggtatttgtcacaattcttcacaatctgatttactacaaatttaccgaaattcctttacattgaaacaacacaatgagacagtttcaaagttcagagtgagagataaatcaagttacctcaacttctggcacttgtgcagctCGGGTCCCAGCCCCTgaattccttcacactgaatgtggcagttctccaggttgaggtgttttattgtatcacagagtccgatgacatgagacaggaccgcgcagtccaccggggtcagtgtcatttcactgaatgaaagttttttcacagatcccagtgcggtcTGAGCAAGTCCACGATTCGGAGACTCAAataggtagtgcaatgtgtttaggagtctccttttaccagcttcactcctcgTGTTTCTACtccggcgtttaacctcctcctgtacccagtcaatcacccggcaggttgtttgatgaggaaatggacccagaaactcctccaggccccgagctgtcattgggttggagagaccagcaacaaaacggagaaatacctcaaatcgcccatcctTCACGcagtgggcttcagtgaggagtttcataATATCTCTGCCATCTGggatcaggaattgtgcgactgcagctacaaactcttggatagtgaggtgtgggaatgtgtacaccacgctccgggcagaatcctctctctccaaaagctccatcaggaacccggacaggaactgggaaggctgcagattgtggttgatcaaatctccatctgtaaacacaattttcttctcggacactcctctgaaggccatctgaccaaccctgagtaacacatcacgggggttctcaatctcacggccgtggtttttcaggatgttgtaaatatagtaggagtacagttgggtgatggtcttgggaactcgctgcgggtccctgactctttgtgtgaagaaggggcccagtgccagagcgaggatccagcagtaggaggggttgtagctcatggtgtacaggatctcgttctccttcacatgCTTGAAGACAGCtgccgccaccgtctgatcttcaaaatgtctgatgaaatagttcttccgttcctcaccaacaaatcccaggatttcagcccagatactgatctctgccttttccaataaatgtaacgcagtgggacgggtggtcaccagcactgaacaccctgggagcagcttgtgctggattaaactgtatacaatgtcagacaccttgcacttgaattcaggatctgtgcatgtggacTGAGGTTCTGTGTCTCtctgactgtcagcaaaatcaattttgtcgttgaattcatccaaaccatcgaatatgaataacaatccctctgggttcttccagacctctctcagtatATTCCTGAAGTAAGGAtattgatccagaatcagttccctcaagTTTATTgtgcagttaatggagtttaactcccggaatttgaaactgaagacaaactggaattgttggtatatttttcccgtggcccagtcataaacgatcttttgtaccattgttgttttcccgatccccgggactccggccactgctgccgaactcccagatttggatttactccgggaaaagctgctctggaacaactgaaCCTTCCGGAGTTTTTCCAGGAGTCCACGGAGATGTgtttctctccactcctcgtggtctctgcctctggccagcagctcatgttccaccagtctccgatctcgaacagtagaaatgaccgtgagttcagcgtatcgatcaaccagctggaaaacattcaccttctccgtcatcaggatcatgttcactctcagtgtttcagtttgtgcccgcagagtctccttgtgtttctgttgaacatcttccatgagAACAGACAGTGGACAAACTGTTAGATGCCTCAACTCAGAGCTCAGTATTTAAGCACACAAGAGTTAGCTCAAAGCTATTGCATTAATCGGGTTCACCAATGGATATTCGTGTAGTAAAGTAAATCCAATTAACAGACCCCTGACTGGACAGAGAAACCTGGTCTAGATAAACACCAGATCATCACAATTCCATATTAATCGTGCTGTGAAGGTGAGTATTTCCCTGGTAGTTTACTGACACCCGACTGTCCCGTACTGGACACCCTCGCACAACTGTCACACCCTggatgggtgtgtggggtctcacagtgtgtcagcaccctgtcagatgtgtgtgaggtctcacaggctggcaggacactgtcaggggtgtgtggggtctcacagtgtgtctggaccctgcCAAGTGTGTctggggtctcagagtgtgtcgggatcctgtc from Hemitrygon akajei unplaced genomic scaffold, sHemAka1.3 Scf000144, whole genome shotgun sequence encodes the following:
- the LOC140723888 gene encoding NACHT, LRR and PYD domains-containing protein 3-like, with the protein product MDQGAGIGGVPLMSTSGKDTGPSSVITELLASWDDFQLLQLTDFYRDRLEQAMEGGVHGVNLALTAENQFSGEEHRKISDLADKGERADSSKLLLSLVMEKGSRARRVMWETFVKMRIGVPKFDKILKEIQEHGCVPVRRPVPEIPRELKDVQQKHKETLRAQTETLRVNMILMTEKVNVFQLVDRYAELTVISTVRDRRLVEHELLARGRDHEEWRETHLRGLLEKLRKVQLFQSSFSRSKSKSGSSAAVAGVPGIGKTTMVQKIVYDWATGKIYQQFQFVFSFKFRELNSINCTINLRELILDQYPYFRNILREVWKNPEGLLFIFDGLDEFNDKIDFADSQRDTEPQSTCTDPEFKCKVSDIVYSLIQHKLLPGCSVLVTTRPTALHLLEKAEISIWAEILGFVGEERKNYFIRHFEDQTVAAAVFKHVKENEILYTMSYNPSYCWILALALGPFFTQRVRDPQRVPKTITQLYSYYIYNILKNHGREIENPRDVLLRVGQMAFRGVSEKKIVFTDGDLINHNLQPSQFLSGFLMELLEREDSARSVVYTFPHLTIQEFVAAVAQFLIPDGRDIMKLLTEAHCVKDGRFEVFLRFVAGLSNPMTARGLEEFLGPFPHQTTCRVIDWVQEEVKRRSRNTRSEAGKRRLLNTLHYLFESPNRGLAQTALGSVKKLSFSEMTLTPVDCAVLSHVIGLCDTIKHLNLENCHIQCEGIQGLGPELHKCQKLRLGRNKLGDSGVKLVSAALRNPECKIQTLGLWGVGLTDSGAEDLVSALSTNPSVTGLNLGLNSLTDRSVPALRRLILTLPSLEWIWLASNQFRESGEKELRYRRGVRPRLSVIV